Part of the Niallia alba genome is shown below.
AGTGCTTGAGGGGTGTGTGCTTGAGATCATCAGCCGTGGGGAAACTTACGGATATGAAATCACGCAACAGCTGCGAGAACTTGGCTTCACGGATGTAGTGGAAGGAACAGTTTATACGATTACCATGCGGTTGGAGAAAAACAATTTGGTGGATATCGAGAAAAAGCCATCTAATATGGGACCTCCAAGGAAATTTTATACTTTAAATGGAGCTGGCCAAGAGCAACTTAAAATGTTTTGGGCAAAATGGGAATTTGTCTCTAGCAAAATTACTGAACTTAAAACAAAAAAATCAAAAGGGGATAACATTATATGAGTATTTTTGATAAAATTATTGGCAGTTTGGAAGATGAGCGTGAATGGAAGGAGATGGAGGCACGTGCGAAGGCTCTTCCGGTTGAGTACCACCATGCATACAAAGCTATTCAAAAATATATGTGGACTGCTGGTGGTGCTCCGACCGACTGGAAGGACAGCAGTCGTATCTTTTCCGGTATACTGGAGCTCTTGGAGGAAGGAGCAGCGGAAGGCAAGCGAGTTACTGACCTAACAGGCGAGGATGTAGCAGATTTTTGTGACGAGCTAGTGAAGGATGAGCAAACTTGGAAGGATAAGTATCGTAAGAAGTTGAACGATACCATTGGTCGTGGATAACGGTCACACTCTAGTGAACCTTAACCAAATATTTACGATGCAAATCTGAAAATTTAGTTTGAGTTGCTTTACACGAAAATATTGGGAATGAGAGCATTATGAACCAAATAATAGCTATATGGACTGAATAGTTGTTACCAAGGTAAATTACCATCTTAACTATTCAGTTATATTTTTTAACTGTGTAGTCAGTAATACAGAATATCAGTATGGCTAAGTAGAGATGGAGTCAATATAGCTTCCGCAGGCACTTTAAATAAGGAGGAAATTTATATGAGTAATGTACCAATTTCTGTAAAAGGGGTTAAAGAAATCCTTTAAAGACAAAGAAGTATTAAAGGAGGGGATTTTGAGGTTCGGCGTGGATGTTGGTGTCAGGCACCGTAAAAAGACAGTTGTCTTTTGATGGTGCCTGACACCATTTTTCATAATTTAGTTAATAACCAGAGTCTTCTGAGGTAAGATTATCTATCAGTTTATAATCATATTTTTGTAATGGCTTCTCTGCAGGTCCTTCCAGCACTTCCCCTGCATACGAGAATCTAGAACCATGGCACGGGCAATCCCAAGATCGTTCACCATTATTCCATTTCACTTCACACCCCATATGAGTACAAGTTGTATCTACGATATGAAGCATACCCTCTTTATCTTTATAAGCCCCTTTTCTGTGCCCATCAATGTCAATAACAGCCCCCTCATCGTTGGCTAGATGATGGATACTCTTCTGAGGAATTTCTAATTTCCCTTTAATTAAATGACTAACAACGTTCGCATTTTCCGTTAAGAAGTTTTTCAGACTTGGATTCGGATGAAAACGGGAGGGAGAATATAATTCCTGGTATTTGTTCTTTTTTCCTAGTATGATATCACGGAATAAAAGCGCAGCTACGGTTCCATTTGTCATCCCCCATTTCCGATATCCACTAGCGATTAATATATTTTTTTGACCAGGGGTAATTTCGCCAATGTAAGGAATCTTATCCAGTGTAACTAAATCTTGAGCTGACCAACGGTATGTAATATTTTCAATGCCGAATACTTGTTGACCGAAAGTCTCCAAGGCCTCGTAATGTTTGAGTGTTTCCCCTCCTTGTCCTGTTTTATGACTTTCTCCAGATATAAGAATCATTTCTTCGCCATTGATTGTTGCATAGCGGAGAGATCTTTTCGGTTCCTCGGCACTAATATACATTCCACCTGGATATTCTGTTTTTATTTTAGCAGCAATAATATAGGAACGGTCTGCATGCATTCTTGTAGAGTAAAGTCCTGCCCCTTCATAAAAAGGGAAATGAGAACAGGTAAGAACGTATTTTCCTGTAATTCGAGCTCCTCCACGGGTAAGCACGACGGGGTGTTCGCCAGTTTCTATATCTACAGCTGTTGTATTTTCAAAGATGTATCCACCTTTTTCGGTAATTATTTTTGTAAGATGAGCCAAGTATTTAAGTGGATGGAATTGTGCTTGATTTTTCATAACAAGTGCATTAAATATTTCTAAATCGAAAGGGAGTTTATTTACGAGTTCGCCTTCAATAAGAAGCTCCTTATAGGCATCTGCCTCTTTTTCTAGTTTAAGTGCATATTCTTCTGTTGTGCTATAAACATATGCATCTTGCTGAGTGAACTCACAATCAATTTGATGTTTATTGATTGTTTCTTGAACAAAGTTTAAAGCATCTGTGTTCGCCTCGTAGTATAATCTTGCCATAGTGTTCCCAGCATAGCGGATTAGTTCATCATAGATTAAATCATGCTGGGCAGTGATTTTAGCTGTGGTATGTCCTGTTGTCCCGTTCAGTAATTTGTCTGCTTCGATAATAGCAACTTTCAGCCCTTCATTCGCCAGCAGATAGGCAGAAGTAATGCCTGTAATGCCACTACCTACAATAACGACATCAACTTGCACGTCATGCTCAAGGCGGGGGTACTCTGGTAAATGAGTCGTGTTTATCCAATATGATTCTGCGTTAGGCGGTAATTTTCCATTGTAATTAGCGTTGGTGGTCACTATATAAATCCTCCATCTAATAGGTTAGGTTATATCTTTATTATTTCCATTTACTAGAAGGATGAAACTTGCAAATAATGGAGTAAGGAGAATATACAATGCAAATATACTGGACTAAAATAAATAAGATTATTGAGGAAACGCTAGAGGTTAAAACATATCTATTTGACCGCCAGAAAGACTTTATATGGGAGGTTGCTGCTTGACACCATTTTTTTCCCTTACTCCCCATGCGCAAAGGAAAGAATTTAAATTAACTTAAAAGTAAATTAGCTATAGTATGTAGATAAGCAGTTGGTGACAAAAGATGAAAACATCAATAATCAGTATCTGGTAATCTAGATTAGCCTTTCATTTTTTTCTTCATCAGCTCATTACCAAATGGACTTATTATTTAACAACGGGGATTAACATGCAACAAATATAAAACGCTAACTTCTAAAGAGCTAAAATAATTTTACGAGAGACTTAGGCACAACCCGTCAAAATCGTTAGTGAGAAATTTAAAATCTATTAATTGTGTATTGGAAATCATGTTATAGGGTTTGAATTTTCTCAGTCTATAATTGTTGGGATATTCTAATAGCATCACATATTAATAAAAAAAACACTAGTGTTGCATAAATTTTGTTAGAATATTCAGTTTAAATATGTCCCCTGTTAAGAGCCAAAAAAGTAAATACCCAACTAAAGGTGGATCCATCCATTTGGAAATTTTTTTACAATTAGACTTAAGAGACGACGACAATTTGTTTATTAAGGAATGGTTTTTCCTTCAATCTTTCGAAGCCAAATATGTGCTGGTTTCCACAAAGCTGCCCGTAAATATCGGCTAATTTGTAGGGTTTTTCGTTTACTTTTTGTCTCGATTTGTGCGAGAACATGCAGGCAAAAAACAATAAGTGCGATAAACACTTGATTCTGAATTGCCCATTCGCTTTGGCCGTAAAACTTTTTGATATGGAGATGTTGTTTAATCCATTTGAAAAATAACTCAATCGCCCAGCGTGATTTATACATCTTTGAGATTTCTTCAGCACTTAAATCAAAACGATTTGTGATTAAATGAAGCTCATTTCCTTTTGAATCAATCACTTTTAGAAGACGAAAGTAATTTTCGGCACGGTTTTGCGTCGTACCAATCAACACCATTTGATCCGACAAAACAGATGTATTCTCGGGTAGTTTAAAATCGTAAACCTCCCGTATGACTGCGTTTTTTCGCAGCCTAGAAAGGAAAAAGTAGCCGTCATCTGTCATCCGATCAAAGCGTTCGTAGTCTAAGTAACCACGGTCAAACACATACATACATTCCTTGTCATCAACCATTACTTCAAGCTGACCGCGGTCATGTTCTTTGGCCGTT
Proteins encoded:
- a CDS encoding DUF1048 domain-containing protein; translated protein: MSIFDKIIGSLEDEREWKEMEARAKALPVEYHHAYKAIQKYMWTAGGAPTDWKDSSRIFSGILELLEEGAAEGKRVTDLTGEDVADFCDELVKDEQTWKDKYRKKLNDTIGRG
- a CDS encoding FAD-dependent oxidoreductase, which translates into the protein MTTNANYNGKLPPNAESYWINTTHLPEYPRLEHDVQVDVVIVGSGITGITSAYLLANEGLKVAIIEADKLLNGTTGHTTAKITAQHDLIYDELIRYAGNTMARLYYEANTDALNFVQETINKHQIDCEFTQQDAYVYSTTEEYALKLEKEADAYKELLIEGELVNKLPFDLEIFNALVMKNQAQFHPLKYLAHLTKIITEKGGYIFENTTAVDIETGEHPVVLTRGGARITGKYVLTCSHFPFYEGAGLYSTRMHADRSYIIAAKIKTEYPGGMYISAEEPKRSLRYATINGEEMILISGESHKTGQGGETLKHYEALETFGQQVFGIENITYRWSAQDLVTLDKIPYIGEITPGQKNILIASGYRKWGMTNGTVAALLFRDIILGKKNKYQELYSPSRFHPNPSLKNFLTENANVVSHLIKGKLEIPQKSIHHLANDEGAVIDIDGHRKGAYKDKEGMLHIVDTTCTHMGCEVKWNNGERSWDCPCHGSRFSYAGEVLEGPAEKPLQKYDYKLIDNLTSEDSGY
- a CDS encoding PadR family transcriptional regulator, whose translation is MENITEMLKGVLEGCVLEIISRGETYGYEITQQLRELGFTDVVEGTVYTITMRLEKNNLVDIEKKPSNMGPPRKFYTLNGAGQEQLKMFWAKWEFVSSKITELKTKKSKGDNII
- a CDS encoding IS4 family transposase translates to MDKITRKTSFGQWFSPINLQLFEENVKTLKLDFYTKKLTTESFLKLLLFAQLEEVESLHALSDCLFDDQLQKGIDLDSISISQLSRRLNGMNPDLFQKLFLDLVSQIHAKTHNTKLVMPLKIIDSSTLPLNLTNHKWAKFRKTKAGVKLHLRLVFMEKGISYPEKAIMTTAKEHDRGQLEVMVDDKECMYVFDRGYLDYERFDRMTDDGYFFLSRLRKNAVIREVYDFKLPENTSVLSDQMVLIGTTQNRAENYFRLLKVIDSKGNELHLITNRFDLSAEEISKMYKSRWAIELFFKWIKQHLHIKKFYGQSEWAIQNQVFIALIVFCLHVLAQIETKSKRKTLQISRYLRAALWKPAHIWLRKIEGKTIP